The following is a genomic window from Salinibacterium sp. UTAS2018.
GAACCCGATGAAGAAGGTTGCTGCGGCGAGAATGAGCGACATCCATCGCACCCGATACAACGCGGCCGGAAGCTGGGCGATGAAGAACTCAGGCAATTGGCTCAACAGATTGGCGGCGGCACCCGTGAACGAGAGCCGGGCGCGACTCAGTGTCAGAGACAGACGATCAGCCTGAACTGACTGGCCGGTGCTCGTCTTCATCGCCGACAGGTGCGTGGCACTCGCCTGGTAAAGATCGATCAACTCATCGGCTTCAGCGCCAGAATATCGACGTTGAGCGGCCAAATGGGCAAGGCGGTCCCAGTCTTCGCGGTGCGCGGCTGAGTAAGAGTCGAGATCCATCTGCTTAAATGATGTCATGCCGAGCCCACAAACGACCACCACCTTCGCATATGGGGACGAACCCGACGAGCTCATCACCGGAGAGGCTGTTGCTTTAGAGCTGCACTCGGCCAGTTTCGTGTTGCGGGCAGCCGGCGCCATCATCGATTTTCTGGTCTACGGTGCCGCGCTCATTGGGCTGCTGATCGGCGCCTTCGCTTTCGCGAGCGCCGCCGGGCTCGACCAAGCTATCGGCACCGCTCTCACTGTTGCATCCACTGTGCTGTGCCTCGTCGTGATCCCCGCAACGGTCGAGACACTGAGCCGGGGCAAGTCACTCGGTAAGCTCGCGATCGGAGCTCGAATCGTGCGCAACGACGGTGGCGCGATCGGCTTTCGCCATGCGTTCATCCGCGCTCTCTTGGGGGTGTTGGAGGTCTTCATGACCGCGGGAGGTCTAGCCGCCGTTGTCGCACTGCTCAACACGCGAGCACAACGTCTTGGTGACCTCGTCGCGGGTACGTACAGCCAGTACGAGCGGGTGTCTAAGTTCGCTAACCCGGTGGTTCAGCTGCCCGGCCAATTGGCGGAATGGGCGCTTACGGCCGATGTAGCCAAGATGCCGGATGCTCTAGCTCGGCGCATCTCACATTTTCTGGTCGCCGCCCCCGGCTACACCCCGCTCACCCGTCGGCAACACGCCACGTCTTTGGCGCACGAAGCGGCGGCCTATGTGTCGCCCCTGCCCCACGTTGAGCCCGAAGTTTTGTTATCGGCGGTGAGTGCCGTGCGTCGGGAACGCGAGAGTGCTGCGTTAGCGGGCGAGCAACGACGCCTAGACGCGCTCGAACCCGCTCTCACGAGTGTTCCGCGCGGGTTCCCGAGCGACCGCGGCTAAGCCGCAACTGCGACAGCGACAACGTCAGCAACAACATCGGCGACGTGACGGAGACGGCTGCGAAAACGGCAGGCTTCCGCCGTACCGACTCACGCCCTAGGCGCGAATGATCGCGAGTGCTCGATCGCGTATGGCCTCGAGCGTCGGCTGAGAGTCAGCTTCAGCATTGAGACGCAACAGCGGCTCGGTGTTCGAGGGCCTGACGTTAAACCACCAGAACGAGTCGCCCTCGGTCGCAGTGCCGGTAACGGTGAGGCCATCGAGCTCATCGAACTCTGCCTCTGCCGCGAAGGCCGCGCGGATGCGGGCAGTAGCGGCAGGAACATCGTCCACCACCGAGTTGATTTCGCCGCTGGCCGCATAGGGCGAATAGCGAGCGGAGAGCACCGAGAGGGGTTCGGGCTGCGAACCAAACTCCGCCAGCAAGTGCATGGCAGCGAGCATCCCGTTATCGGCGCCCCAGAAGTCGCGGAAATAGTAGTGCGCCGAGTGCTCGCCGCCGAAAATCGCTCCCGTTGCCGCCATCTGATCTTTGATGAGCGAGTGACCGACGTTGGTGCGCACGGGGATCGCCCCCGCGGCTTCGATCGTTTCGGCCACGATACGTGAGGTGATGAGGTTGTGGATGACACGGATGTCGCCCTCGGGTTGCGAAGCCCGCACGCGCTGAATTTCCCGCAGCGCCACGACCGCAGCTACCGCGCTCGGACTCATCGGGTTGCCCTGCTCATCGACGACAAAGCAGCGATCAGCATCGCCGTCAAAAGCAAGCCCGAGGTCGGCACCCTGCTCGAGCACCGCCTTTTGGAGATCAACGATGTTGGCGGGGTCGAGCGGATTCGCTTCGTGGTTGGGGAATGTTCCGTCGAGCTCGAAATACATCGGGATGATGTCGATGGGCAATGGCGAAAGTCCTGCGGCAGTCGAGAGCACGGCGGGCACCGTCATACCACCCATGCCGTTTCCAGCATCTACGACGACACGGATCGGGCGGATACCGGTCAGATCAACGAGGGTGCGCAAATAGCTGGCGTAGTCGCCGAGCACGTCAACCTCTCGCTGGGAGCCCGGGGCCGCAACGGCGGGGATTCCCTCGGCCAAATAAGCCTGAGCACGGTCTCGAATTGACTTGAGGCCTGTCGCAAAGCTGATGCCTTGGGCTCCGGCGCGGCTGAACTTGATGCCGTTGTAGGTCGCCGGGTTGTGGCTTGCCGTAAACATGGCGGCAGGGGCATCCATGGAGCCGGATGCGAAATAGGTCTCGTCGGTCGAGCAGAGTCCGATGAGAACGACATTGCCCCCGCGAGCACGAGCACCGGCCGAGAACACGGCGGCGAAACGGGGTGAGGAGTCGCGCATGTCGTGACCGACGACGACCTCGTGGCCCGCGGCATCCACTTCATCAATGAACGCGGCCCCGAGCGCTTCGACTACCTCGTCAGTGAGCTGGGTGCCCACAAGGCCACGAACGTCATAGGCCTTGATGAAGGGGGCGAGATCGATGGGGTTAGCGTTGCTCATGCCCCAAAACTACATGGCGAACGACCTGCCACCCCTGAGGCGCGGAGAGTCGTTCGGCATGGCGAGCACAGAGGTCGTAGGTGTGCGGTTCAGCGCTGTAGCTCAGCGGCCCCAAAACAGCCATTGAGTCGGCATAGACATAGGTCAAGGTGGCGACTGCTTCGGAGTTGCAGGCGACCTTGCTGCACGGGCGCTGATTCATTGTGAGCCCTAGCCTACGACTGTGCGCCCACAGATGGTCAACTAGCCGCCGTAGAATGGGCCCGTGGCTAGATCATCGAAGCGGGAGTCGACGCGCTCTGTGCGCGGAAACTGGCGCGACCGACACGGGCGCGGCATCCGTGCTGCCGTCACCGGCCCGCACTTGCCGTTGCTCAGCAGCCGCAACGGAAACTTCGAGATGACCGTTGCCTCCGCCGCCCAGTTTCTGAAAGAAATGTGGCCAGAAGAACTGGCGGATGCCCGCTTCGAGATCGGCCTGATGCCGGGCAGCGATCCTGAAGGTTCCGCCGTCGAGCGATGGCATGTCAATCGATCCGAGAACCGCATTGTGCTCTATCGCTTGCCCATCGAGCGGATGGCCCGGCTGCACCGAGACGACGAACTACACAAGCGCATGCTCATCGAGAGTTGTGTCTTTCGCGCGGTCGCCGAATACGTCGGCAAGGATCCTTGGGAACTCGCGCCCAATCGATTCCGACACTTCTAGAGTGTGCACGCTCTGAGAGCTGTCAGAACGATCGGCCTCTGCGTTATTACGGGAAGACCGTGAGCGGTGACGAGCCTGGAGTCTGAGGGTCAATCGCGTAGGAGGAAAGAAAACCGTTCTCGGCCTGAGTAACACTGGCAAATAGCCGATCACTGTGGTTGGCCGTCAGGGTGTCGCCGTTGTCGACGGGAAGACGCAGCGTCTGTCCCGCGTCGATAACGTACTCCTCGGATTCTTCGCCCATAACCGCGAGCTCGAGCGTCACGCCTGCCTCAGAGGGGTTCGCGATGTTCAGCACCGCGTCCAGGCCGGTCGCAATCGTGAGCTGGGTATCGCCGGTCAAAGGCGGGCTAGCGGTGAACCACGCAAAGTCAGTGGCCGTGACTTCTCCGGAAGAGTTGAGTTTGCCCGAGGTTGTGCGGGCTGCGGCGACAATCGGGTCTTCAGATTCAATAGCCACCGTGTACTCGCCCGTCGCGAGCTCTTCGATCGGGATATCTGTGACAACTCCCGCGCTGAGGTCGAGCGTGAAAGTGATGGGGTCACGGTCGGTGTCTGCCGGAGTGAGAGTTGCCGTCATCGTGGTCGGCTCATCTCCCGGAACAAAGACTCGGATGGCGGCAATAACGTCATCCGTTTGCTCCGCAGAACCCCGCAATGCTTGAACAGCTTCGAGGTTCGTGACGACCATGCTGGGAATCACGAGAGTGCGAGACGGCGCTTGCGTTTGCCCCACGATCTCGACACCACCAGCGTCGAGCCCGCGAACGATCGTCTGCTGCAGCTCAGCGGTGATCTGGCCACCCGTGCTCGTCACGTGCACGACCGGAGAGGACGCTCCCGGCACAAAACCGGCGAGGGAAAGCACGCGCTGCCCGTTAGGCGGGACAACAATTCCTGCGGTGCCGGCAGCCGAAACCGTGCCACGCTCGTCGTAAATATCGAGGGTGACGGTAGAGGCAACTTCAGTGGGGTTAATCAACGAAATCAACGTCGATCGCCCGGTCGTGGTTGCGCCACCGACCAGCCAGCTATCGCCGCCGACAGCGCGGCAGCCCGCCGAGGCAAAACCATCGTAGTCTCCGACCGAAACCGACTGCGATTGCGCACCACTCAGCCGCATCTCTGACTCGGGAGACTGGGCATCCGGAGCAGCGCTGAGAACAAGAGGTTCTGCGACTGATTCCCCTTGTTGAGCATCGGATGCGGTGATGCGTGCCTGCTCGACGGTGCCGGCGCTCGACGCGAATCGTGTGACGGCTTGCCCCAGAGTGAACACGCTGGATGCCTCAGCGCCCGAGTCGTCGGAGAGCCTCAAGAGCGGTCCGGGGCACGTCAACTGCTGGGCCGTCGGCACCGGCACGACGAGTTCGCTCGGCGCTGACGCGCTAAAAGACGGAATTTCGAGAAAGCTCGACCCCAGAATTGTCGCCGCGGCCACGCCGATGCCGACAGCCCCCAGGGCGACTCGAGCGCCGACAGCGGCGATCGCTTTCGCTGAGACTGGGCGCCGCGTACTCGACTCAGGTTCCGGCGCACCGGTCAATTCTTGATCGTCGTCGAATTCGGCGCCGGTCGGCTCGTTCGGCAAAGCCGAAGCTTCATCCGGGGTGATCTCGTTGTCGATCATTCGTTCGCCTCAATCACGGTGACGGCGCTTTCGGCTTTCGCCGCTTTCACTCGCCGACGGCGTGTAGTCGGAATAGCCAGCAACAGAGTGAGCCCAAAGACGAGTCCTTGGCCAGCCAGCACGATCTGCCCCCAGCGAGATTCAGTGTTACTTGCGCCCACGGGGATCTCTTTTTCTTGCAGATCGGGGTAGTGCCAGAGGTGTCCCTGTGCCGTATCGCCAATGGGGTTGAGAAGGCTATTGCCGTCGAGCGCTTCGATGATGCGCTGACGTGTTTCTGCGATGTCCGCGTTGCTGCCCGGCGTCAAGACAACGAACGCTACTTGGAGGTCGTTGAGCTCGCGGGCGATTTCATAGCCGCTACGTGATGCGATGTTGCCGGCGAGGATCGCGTTGCGCACTTCAGCCTCAGAGAGTTCGGTGCTGGTAGCGGCCAGAGTGGATTGTTCGTCGAGTCCCGATCCTCGACCACGGTGCAGGTCGACCGTCATGGTCGAATCCGACGTCACCGTGAGTTGCAGCGTGCCGAGACCATCGCGCTGGGTGGATTCCGCCGAAACGAACGCGGGCAAGAGCCGCCCGTTGCTCGTGATGACCGGGCTCATCCCCGAAGCGAGCAACCAGAGTGGTGCCGCAGCGAGCCCCAGAATGCCGACTAAGGCCACGAGCGCCGGAAGGGTGGCATGGCGATCGAGATTGTCTATCGCGACCGTCAGTGCGCCGCAGAGCCCAAGCCAGTACAGGCTGAGGCCCGGAGCTGCCCACAGTCCAACTTCAGACTGACCCGACGCGCTCACCGACACGTGCGTTGCCGCGACAGCCGTCACGAATCCTAAGAGCGCCAAGGCGAGCGAAGGCACCGCGCGGCGTGTACCGGGCACGAAAAGACTCATCAGCGCGAGGGCTGCAAACGGTGCGAGCATGAGCGCGACGAGCAATGGCCCGTAGCGGTCGTTGAGACCGAGAGCGGCCAGCAAGGAACTCCACCCGTTGGAGCCGGGAACAACGCTACTAATCGCGAGCTGCCAGCCCGTGGAGGCTTCGCGCGCAACGGGCACACCCGGATCAGCGAAGATTGCCCAGAAGTTGCCGCGGCCCCACTGCTGAATCACGAGCGGAGCAAAAAGCGCTGCGGCAGGAATCACAATCCACAGCAGACGGTGAGTGGCCTTGGGACGAATAATGATCCACGCGACGAGAGCGATCAGCAGCGCGGGAAGCAAGCTGGGAGCAGAGGCAGTGACCGCCGCAAATAGCAGTGCGGCCAGCGCAGACATCGCCCAGTTGTGAGCGGCGCGGAGCACCGCGAGCACGAGCCACGGCAACAGAATGTGGGCAAGAACCGCGCCGAGCTGGCCTTCTCCGAGCGAGATCAAGAAGCTCGGCATCACAGTCCACGCGGCGGCGGCGATCGTGGGCGCCCAGGTACGTTCCGAAATGGCGGCCGCGCACAACCACGCAGCGAGCGCTGCCAAAGGAAGCGCTAGGAGGTAAAGCAGCACGATACTGAACGAAGGGTTCCAGAAGGTGAGAGAGCCGAGTACTGCTAGCACCACCGCAAACGGATCAGCGGCGACCACCTGTTGAGCTAGGTCGTTCCAGCCGTAACCGACGTGCGCCCAAAGTTCAGAGACAGTGGTCGACAGCGGCAGCAGGCCGCCACCAGTCAGCGCCTGCGCATCTACAAATCGTGAGAAGACCAGCATGCCGAGGATGCCGGCCAAAAGCACAGTCCAGGCTCCGCCGTTGCTGAAGAACTTCGGCCTCGCAATGTCGAACGCAGCGTCGGGAGCGTTGCCGTGACGCTCGTGGGCACGCCGCTCGCGAAGCTCAGCCCACGACATCCGCAGCGGATTAACTGCCGCGAAACCGACGCGTTTATTGCGGCGAAGATTGCGACGAGCAGCAACCACTCCCCCGTCGAAAATGGCAGCGAAAGCAGCCGCAAATTCTCCGGCGACAGCCGAAGGCTGCTTCGCCACAAGGTGGCCAAGGGAACGAAGAATTGCGAGTGGCAACAGCGTGAGCCAGTGCAACGGAACAGCAAGACTGGGCGCGTACACCAGGCGACGATGCAACTGAGCGAACCGCTGGAGCCGGTTGTGCGCGGCAGCCGAAACGGAACGCTTGCCGAACAGCTCGGGGCCGCCAGCGCTGGCCACACGAGCATCTGCGACGGCGATCACGCGATGGCCTGCTAACCGAGCGCGCACGCAGAAATCGAGAGCGGCGTCCACCGACGTGAGCTTGGGATCAAATCCGCCCAGTGCATTCCACACCTGACGACGAACGAGCATGCCCGCGCCGGCCACGCCGAGGGTGTCGGTCTGCACGTCGTGCTGAGCTTGGTCGAGTTCGTCAGTGACAAGGCCAACGGCCCGGCCGAGCGGCGTCAGAGTTTCGCCGAAGTTTGAGATCACGGATGGGTTATCCCAGCGCACGAGTTTGGGGCCGGCAACCGCCACAGACGGGGCGATCTCCACGGCACCGAGTAAGGCAGCTAAAGCGTGAGGATCCGGTGCGCTGTCATGAGTTAGCAGCCACAGCCACTCGTTTTCAGCCGATTGCGGCACCGCGCTGTGCAATGCGGAAGCAACTGCGCTGCCGAATGTTCGTTGATCATGAGCATCCGCGATCTGGGCCGAAGCTGAATTCGCCATGATCGAGAGGGAGTCGTCGCTCGAATCGGCGTCGACGGCGATCACCGAATCGGGTCGCCGAGTTTGAGCCGCGATCGCGGCAAGGGTGCGTGGCAAATACTTCGCACCGTTGCGGGCGACTAGTACTGCGGTGACTCTCGGCTGCATTTGTTTGAGACTAGGCGTCGTGAGTCTTCTTCTGCATCCGACTCGCTGCAGACCGGCGAGTCTGAGAGCATCCCCAATACGGGGTCATCGAAGCACAGCGCTCACGAACAGAGCGCACGCGTGAAGAGGAAATCGAATTAGCCAGCGCGCTTGCGCAGCTTGCGGCGTTCGCGCTCTGAGAGCCCGCCCCAGATTCCGAACCGTTCGTCATTTTCGAGAGCGTATTCGAGGCACTGGCTGCGCACTTCACACGACGAGCAAATCTTCTTAGCGTCACGAGTGGAGCCGCCCTTTTCGGGGAAGAAAGCTTCGGGATCGGTCTGAGCACACAGTGAGTCTGTCTGCCACGAGAGGGCATTGCCGTCTTCGTCAGCGAGAGGCTGACGAACTCCGGGAACTCCTAGCCGAACCGGGTCGACAAACCAGTCGTCGGGAACTCCCGCGCGGTAACCGCTGTCGCCCATGTGATCTATCTCCCCTCCGCTTTCAATGCTTCGCATCAAATCGCGTTAC
Proteins encoded in this region:
- a CDS encoding glycosyltransferase family 2 protein codes for the protein MQPRVTAVLVARNGAKYLPRTLAAIAAQTRRPDSVIAVDADSSDDSLSIMANSASAQIADAHDQRTFGSAVASALHSAVPQSAENEWLWLLTHDSAPDPHALAALLGAVEIAPSVAVAGPKLVRWDNPSVISNFGETLTPLGRAVGLVTDELDQAQHDVQTDTLGVAGAGMLVRRQVWNALGGFDPKLTSVDAALDFCVRARLAGHRVIAVADARVASAGGPELFGKRSVSAAAHNRLQRFAQLHRRLVYAPSLAVPLHWLTLLPLAILRSLGHLVAKQPSAVAGEFAAAFAAIFDGGVVAARRNLRRNKRVGFAAVNPLRMSWAELRERRAHERHGNAPDAAFDIARPKFFSNGGAWTVLLAGILGMLVFSRFVDAQALTGGGLLPLSTTVSELWAHVGYGWNDLAQQVVAADPFAVVLAVLGSLTFWNPSFSIVLLYLLALPLAALAAWLCAAAISERTWAPTIAAAAWTVMPSFLISLGEGQLGAVLAHILLPWLVLAVLRAAHNWAMSALAALLFAAVTASAPSLLPALLIALVAWIIIRPKATHRLLWIVIPAAALFAPLVIQQWGRGNFWAIFADPGVPVAREASTGWQLAISSVVPGSNGWSSLLAALGLNDRYGPLLVALMLAPFAALALMSLFVPGTRRAVPSLALALLGFVTAVAATHVSVSASGQSEVGLWAAPGLSLYWLGLCGALTVAIDNLDRHATLPALVALVGILGLAAAPLWLLASGMSPVITSNGRLLPAFVSAESTQRDGLGTLQLTVTSDSTMTVDLHRGRGSGLDEQSTLAATSTELSEAEVRNAILAGNIASRSGYEIARELNDLQVAFVVLTPGSNADIAETRQRIIEALDGNSLLNPIGDTAQGHLWHYPDLQEKEIPVGASNTESRWGQIVLAGQGLVFGLTLLLAIPTTRRRRVKAAKAESAVTVIEANE
- a CDS encoding DUF3499 family protein, coding for MNQRPCSKVACNSEAVATLTYVYADSMAVLGPLSYSAEPHTYDLCARHAERLSAPQGWQVVRHVVLGHEQR
- a CDS encoding phosphomannomutase/phosphoglucomutase, translating into MSNANPIDLAPFIKAYDVRGLVGTQLTDEVVEALGAAFIDEVDAAGHEVVVGHDMRDSSPRFAAVFSAGARARGGNVVLIGLCSTDETYFASGSMDAPAAMFTASHNPATYNGIKFSRAGAQGISFATGLKSIRDRAQAYLAEGIPAVAAPGSQREVDVLGDYASYLRTLVDLTGIRPIRVVVDAGNGMGGMTVPAVLSTAAGLSPLPIDIIPMYFELDGTFPNHEANPLDPANIVDLQKAVLEQGADLGLAFDGDADRCFVVDEQGNPMSPSAVAAVVALREIQRVRASQPEGDIRVIHNLITSRIVAETIEAAGAIPVRTNVGHSLIKDQMAATGAIFGGEHSAHYYFRDFWGADNGMLAAMHLLAEFGSQPEPLSVLSARYSPYAASGEINSVVDDVPAATARIRAAFAAEAEFDELDGLTVTGTATEGDSFWWFNVRPSNTEPLLRLNAEADSQPTLEAIRDRALAIIRA
- a CDS encoding metallopeptidase family protein, yielding MARSSKRESTRSVRGNWRDRHGRGIRAAVTGPHLPLLSSRNGNFEMTVASAAQFLKEMWPEELADARFEIGLMPGSDPEGSAVERWHVNRSENRIVLYRLPIERMARLHRDDELHKRMLIESCVFRAVAEYVGKDPWELAPNRFRHF
- a CDS encoding WhiB family transcriptional regulator; this encodes MGDSGYRAGVPDDWFVDPVRLGVPGVRQPLADEDGNALSWQTDSLCAQTDPEAFFPEKGGSTRDAKKICSSCEVRSQCLEYALENDERFGIWGGLSERERRKLRKRAG
- a CDS encoding RDD family protein; its protein translation is MPSPQTTTTFAYGDEPDELITGEAVALELHSASFVLRAAGAIIDFLVYGAALIGLLIGAFAFASAAGLDQAIGTALTVASTVLCLVVIPATVETLSRGKSLGKLAIGARIVRNDGGAIGFRHAFIRALLGVLEVFMTAGGLAAVVALLNTRAQRLGDLVAGTYSQYERVSKFANPVVQLPGQLAEWALTADVAKMPDALARRISHFLVAAPGYTPLTRRQHATSLAHEAAAYVSPLPHVEPEVLLSAVSAVRRERESAALAGEQRRLDALEPALTSVPRGFPSDRG
- a CDS encoding DUF5719 family protein is translated as MIDNEITPDEASALPNEPTGAEFDDDQELTGAPEPESSTRRPVSAKAIAAVGARVALGAVGIGVAAATILGSSFLEIPSFSASAPSELVVPVPTAQQLTCPGPLLRLSDDSGAEASSVFTLGQAVTRFASSAGTVEQARITASDAQQGESVAEPLVLSAAPDAQSPESEMRLSGAQSQSVSVGDYDGFASAGCRAVGGDSWLVGGATTTGRSTLISLINPTEVASTVTLDIYDERGTVSAAGTAGIVVPPNGQRVLSLAGFVPGASSPVVHVTSTGGQITAELQQTIVRGLDAGGVEIVGQTQAPSRTLVIPSMVVTNLEAVQALRGSAEQTDDVIAAIRVFVPGDEPTTMTATLTPADTDRDPITFTLDLSAGVVTDIPIEELATGEYTVAIESEDPIVAAARTTSGKLNSSGEVTATDFAWFTASPPLTGDTQLTIATGLDAVLNIANPSEAGVTLELAVMGEESEEYVIDAGQTLRLPVDNGDTLTANHSDRLFASVTQAENGFLSSYAIDPQTPGSSPLTVFP